The following coding sequences lie in one Crassostrea angulata isolate pt1a10 chromosome 10, ASM2561291v2, whole genome shotgun sequence genomic window:
- the LOC128166421 gene encoding myosin regulatory light polypeptide 9-like, producing the protein MSSRKTKSKATKKRAQRATSNVFAMFDQAQIQEFKEAFNMIDQNRDGFIDKEDLADMLASLGKNPTDQYLDEMMNCAPGPINFTMFLTMFGEKLNGTDPEDVIKNAFACFDEDASGYINEDRLRDLLMTMGDRFTEDEVDEMFREAPLKNGMFDYVEFTRILKHGKKEEA; encoded by the exons ATGTCGAGCAGGAAAACAAAGTCCAAAGCCACAAAGAAGCGAGCCCAAAGGGCCACTTCCAATGTGTTCGCCATGTTTGACCAGGCCCAGATTCAGGAGTTTAAGGAAGCGTTTAACATGATTGACCAAAACAGAGACGGTTTCATTGACAAGGAGGATTTAGCTGATATGCTCGCTTCATTAG GAAAAAATCCAACAGACCAATACCTGGACGAGATGATGAACTGTGCCCCAGGCCCAATCAACTTTACCATGTTTTTGACAATGTTTGGAGAGAAATTAAACGGCACAGACCCTGAAGATGTCATTAAGAATGCATTTGCCTGTTTTGATGAAGACGCATCAG gtTACATTAATGAAGACAGACTACGGGACTTACTAATGACCATGGGAGATCGTTTTACTGAAGATGAG GTTGATGAAATGTTTCGTGAGGCACCTTTAAAGAATGGAATGTTCGATTACGTAGAATTTACAAGAATCCTCAAACACGGCAAAAAAGAGGAAGCATAA